The Fusobacterium sp. SYSU M8D902 genome segment CTGTGGAAGAGTCTGCTTTAAAGGGAAAGGATCTTCTTTTTATAGCTGGAGGTATAGGACTTGCTCCACTTCGTTCTGTAATTAATTATGTGATGGATAATCGTGAAAACTATGGGAAAGTTGATATAGTATATGGTTCTCGTACTCCTGATGATTTAGTACATCAAAATGATATCTTCAATGTATGGCCAACTCAAAAAGATACAAAGGTTCATCTCACTGTAGATAGAGAGTTTGAAGGTTGGAATGGACATGTTGGGTTTGTTCCAAACTATGTGAAAGAGCTAGGATTAGATAATAATAAAGTGGCTCTAGTATGTGGCCCTCCTATTATGATAAAATTTGTATTACAAGGTTTAGAGGAGATTGGTTTTAAAAAGGAGCAGGTATTCACAACACTTGAATTAAAAATGAAGTGTGGAGTAGGGAAGTGCGGACGTTGTAATATTGGTGATAAATATGTTTGTAAAGATGGACCAGTATTTAGATGTGATGAGATTCAAGAGCTTCCAAACGAATATTAATTAAAATAGTAAGGAGAGAGAAATGACTGAAAAACAAATGGTTGATGTATTTATATTAGGAAAAAAATATTCTGTTCCTTCAACACTTACAATAATGGATGCAATGGA includes the following:
- a CDS encoding FAD/NAD(P)-binding protein, with amino-acid sequence MSCNCGCHDHDNDPLMPKVAVITNIRKDTPDVTTFRIESLEGGKPFDFMPGQCAMISVPPIGEAIFSITSSPTVKEYIECSIKKCGIVTDYIHQLEEGSEIGIRGPYGNNFPVEESALKGKDLLFIAGGIGLAPLRSVINYVMDNRENYGKVDIVYGSRTPDDLVHQNDIFNVWPTQKDTKVHLTVDREFEGWNGHVGFVPNYVKELGLDNNKVALVCGPPIMIKFVLQGLEEIGFKKEQVFTTLELKMKCGVGKCGRCNIGDKYVCKDGPVFRCDEIQELPNEY